One Phaseolus vulgaris cultivar G19833 chromosome 11, P. vulgaris v2.0, whole genome shotgun sequence genomic window carries:
- the LOC137808423 gene encoding uncharacterized protein: MSLYTSDDALLCRVFPTYLKGATLSWFTMLPPNSINSFATLVVKFETQFSTSGSHHLTSIALVGIRQEKGESLKAFVDRFNKVAMTIRNLIPDVAMHHMLTTLQPEPFADNLCMQPATSLDELRKRVAKFMQLEELREFRNQVRAEASGEKSKDEKRPPRSNWPTW; encoded by the coding sequence ATGAGTCTCTACACCTCGGACGATGCATTGTTATGCCGAGTATTCCCTACATATCTAAAGGGAGCAACCCTTAGTTGGTTTACAATGCTTCCACCCAATTCCATTAACAGTTTCGCCACACTTGTGGTGAAGTTTGAGACTCAATTTTCCACTAGTGGGTCGCATCACTTAACCTCCATCGCCCTGGTAGGCATCCGccaggagaagggagagtcaCTCAAAGCTTTCGTTGACAGATTCAACAAGGTAGCCATGACCATCCGAAATCTCATCCCGGACGTGGCTATGCATCATATGCTGACAACCCTGCAACCCGAACCATTTGCTGATAATTTGTGTATGCAGCCAGCCACCAGCTTGGATGAACTTAGGAAGAGAGTTGCTAAGTTCATGCAGCTGGAGGAACTTAGGGAGTTTCGCAATCAGGTCCGAGCCGAGGCTAGTGGGGAGAAAAGCAAGGATGAAAAAAGACCGCCAAGGTCGAACTGGCCAACGTGGTGA